The Methanotorris formicicus Mc-S-70 genome segment AGAACTTGGGGAAGAGAAGAGGCACTGCGAAATGATACAAATTGCAAGAAAAGAAGGAAAGAAATTCTATGCTACAAAAGAAAAGCACTCCTGTAAGGGAGGGGCTTATGCAATTGGTGTTGTTCAAGATGCTCCAGAACCATTGAAAACTGGGAAGTTATACCACAAATTAGGAAACTTTGCTACAGAGGAAGGGGCAGTAAAAACTGTTGGAGCAATCCCAAGAGTCAAAGAAGAAATGTATGCAAGTGTCTATGCACCATTAGAAGATGCTGACTTCACTCCTGACTCAATAGTGGTTATCTGCACACCAAAGCAAGGTTTAAGATTGACACAGGCATTATTATACAAAAATGGAGGAAGATTCCAAGCAGACTTCTCTGGAATTCAGTCATTGTGTGCTGATGCAGTTGCA includes the following:
- a CDS encoding DUF169 domain-containing protein; this translates as MDLKEKGAKLKELLGLEGSAVAVKLAKSKDEIPAGYEELGEEKRHCEMIQIARKEGKKFYATKEKHSCKGGAYAIGVVQDAPEPLKTGKLYHKLGNFATEEGAVKTVGAIPRVKEEMYASVYAPLEDADFTPDSIVVICTPKQGLRLTQALLYKNGGRFQADFSGIQSLCADAVAAVKVRGVANATLGCNGSRKYAEIADEEVVFAFPVDDLDNVIEALEHFKEIWG